The genomic window aatctccctctctctctctctctctcaaaGTTCGCGTGGCTGCTCTTATACaggcttgcgtgtgtgtaggggTGCGCGTTTATATGTGCGCTGCAGTGGGTAGCGAGGAAAGAGTTGACAGAGGGACGAGGCAACCAAGTCAAGCCCCATCGGGGTGTGTGAGTGTGGTCGTATGTTTTcggggaaaggggagggtatacggaggagggagagagaatAGGGTGCAGCAGATGCAAACGAAAGAGACTTGCACACGTGATGGAGCTGCGTCACTTCTGGCGACGGGGCGCTGCGACATCCTGCACCGTTCCTGTATCCCTCCGTCCCTCCCCCACGGCAACGAGTGCTGTGGAAGGAAGCAATAgagacacaaacacatagGCGAAGCCTCACACCGCGACAGAAGTGAAGCAGCGTCCATAGGCGACACAACAGCCgtggcgccaccaccacgtgCCCCCTCTTGCCTCGTTGCAGAGCACGAGCACTGAGCAAGGATATAAAAAGGTGAAGCAGCccgcccacgcacacaagggGAGCTacaaaaagaagaggaaAAAAATGAACGAAAATGTCGCACAGTCCCGTCAGCAGAGGCCTACGAAAGGGTACGACGCGCGCCTTCTCCTTGTGTTGATTCGAAGATTTACTTCGCCCTTTCCGCTTCGTGGTGGGCGtggggcgtgtgtgcacggatGCGCCTCGTTCGCTTACACTGTGAGAACAGGGAGGGGGACGGTTACGGCAAAGAGGGTGTAAaatacaaaaaaaaggcaacGGCAAGCAGTGCAACACTGCGTTGCTGCAGACGACGGAGTGAGCACGCACTCCTGCACCAACGTGCGCGCACCCAGCTGCTCACTTGCAACAACAATCTCCAGGCGTGGTAACCTCTTCACGTGCACACCATAGGCACATATCCAAACCCCTTGGCATCCACCCCAGGCATGTGGAattcaaaaaaaaaggtaaACCACAGTCCACCCAGTATCACTGCACCAACCACCCCCTCTATCCCCAGAGCTCCGCTGCGTCTACAGCTGGCCCGTACACGCCACGGCTCGACACCCCATGCTCCTTACACCAGCGTCCACGCACTCGCTGCAGTTTCATGTACCAGCCCCAGAattcgtgtgtgcgcagctgctcaacCAATCGCCGGTCGCGATGCATCTTCTTCGCGTAGTCGATACGCTTCTCTTGTGCGTGTTCGAACACGACGCGCGGCGTCATGGGCATCACTGGCAGGTGTCGAGATTCGCGCTGCGGCTTTGGATGGTTGGCGAGAATCTTGTGCACATCGCTAAAGCCCTGATACATGCCTGGTGCCGGCGAGGCGGGCACACGGCCTTGGTAGTCCATTCCGTGTTTGGCTAAGTACTTGTGGCGGAAATCAGAGACCCAAAATGATGGACGCGCAAAATCCTCGTTCAGTACGGTGCGCCAAAACATGCGGTTGTATGGATTCGTGCGAGAGCTACTCCAACGACGCTCATagttgcgcgcgcgcggcggcaccggaTAGGATTGAAGCGCCTTGCGGCAAAGCAGTGATGTATGCTGCAACATCATGTGTAatctctcccttcctctcttgcGCAGAAGCACCGCCCCCGAGTCGCAAAGCGCAacgcacaaaaacaaaacagaggAGAGCCACAGCAACACCAATTTTAAGGCAGTCGCCGTAGATACAGATCGTGTGTGATAGATGCAttatatatacatatgtgtgtgtgtgtgtgcagttGTAGGCATACagacccacacacgcacacacgcacgtgcgtgaGGGCCATCATGCCAGGGATGCAATGGATAGCCGACCAGCCACGCAACCCCCACCACGCAGGAAGGGCAGTGCCCGATTACAAGCAAAAACAATAAGGAATTCAGGAATAAGAATGGGACGGATGGAAAGTGAGGCGAGTTTGTATGATACGCGGCATAGAACcagcaaagagagagagagagagagagagagacggccTCGCCACACACGTATGAAAAGCACGGCGCGATCGCGGTAGAGGCAGGAAAACGAGCAGTGACAGCGATGGTGTgactgcgtgtgcgcctgtggcTTTCACGGAGAGAGACGTAATCTTTGGAATAGGCACTCGGTGCGCTTACTGTCAGCGCGACAACAAAGACCCTCTTGTGTATCTgatgcgtctctctcccatCACACAGCCCGATTGTTGTTGGTGCTACGACTGATACGCTGCTTATGGCGTTGGCTCCGCTCGGGGTTGTTTCCCAACACGAGCTCCTCCGCCAAAGCCATCGAGAGCGGGAAAACGCTAGTTATACATAGGCGTGCATGTCAAGGCTGACGCTCTCTGACAAGATGGGGAGACGGGGAAAAAGAAGAATCAAAGGGCAGCGGGCGACAGAGAAATCGGCTCGCCTGGCAACAGGAGCGCtgcccctctcgctcgcttcCTTCTACCGCCTCACTGGCccgctctccttcccctccttctccatgGCAACGTCGTGAAGGCACAGAGACATGACAACAGCAACCACAAGtagcgaaaaaaaaggcgaaCACAAGCGAAACGTGTATCTGCAACATCAtaacatacatacacatgcgcAGTGAGGTAGAGTCAGACAGAACAGActcacatgcgcacgcaagCAGTCGAATCTGAGCGACATGCATCTGAGCAGGCAAACGGGcaaagaaggggaagaaggGAAACAGATGCGAGAAGCAAAAcaggaagaaaaagagagcaTACAAGAAACGCTTGcgtggtgcgtgcgtgcgggtcTATgagacacagacgcacatACTCAGTGCCTGGAGTCATCCTCggagctgcaccgcacgCAGGAAATCAAAAAGGTGTCGGCGCTGAGGGCGTTGCCTCCCGTAGCGCCGTTTTCATCGCCGCTCTGCTCGTCCTGAGCCATGAGTGCCCTCAGCAGTGGCGAGTGCTGCCAATGACGCTGTTCGGAGCCGGCAGTGGCTCGGTGTACATGGTGGTGTACTGCCCAGGCACCATTTCTGCTGGCGTGTAGGTCTCACCGGTGCGCACCTCCCCTCGTGGGTGGTGGTACTCGTGATTAATGGTGTAGACGCCGTCTTCGATGTCGAAAACGGCCTTGGCACCGTACTTGCGACACACATCCGCCTCAGCCGAGCGATCCTGGTACCCGGCTGAGTAGGTAGTTGCCCACTTCCCATCGTGGCGCGTCTGAAAGCGAGCGTCGCGCTGCGTGACCGTCATCTCTTGTGCTTGAGAGAGGGCGTAGTGCGtgttgcgcagcggcacggtgGCGTCGCGGTCGTTCATGTGGCGCGCCTCTGCAACGTCGTAGGCTGCATGCTCGCGGTGGGTCGTGCTCATCCAGTCCTTGGCTGAGTAGGGCTCGTAACCTTGCGGCAGGGCTTGCTTGTGGCTATCTTCTAGTGTCCTACGCAGCTGCGTACGGTCTACGGTGCGGCCACGCTGCAGCGTCTGAAATGTGCGCTCGCGGCGCCGAGGGCCCTCGCGCTCGACGTTATTGTATCGGCTCTTGTAGACGTACACGCCATCCCCGTCCTCCTTCCAATCCTTCTGCCGGTACGCTGACTGGTCCATCTTGCCAAAGTCGCAGTAGTCGTCCGAGGTGAGACAGAAAGCGTCCGGTGCAACGCCGCTTGCGTACGGTGTTGCCTCCAGATTGTCCAGCTCTCTCTTGAGAGCGTCCTCCTTGGCCTGTCCTGCGCGGAGCACGTCCAGCACACCATCATCGAAGGCGCGAGGGATGGCTTGATTGGTGGTTTGCAGTGTGAGGAACCGTGGCTTTCGCGAGCCAGTGTTGCCCTGTCCTTGTGTGCCGCCAAGgccatcgccgtcggcgccaccctctcccagcttctgcagctgcgatgCGTTGAAACCTCCTGTGTTGCTGTTACCGTCGTCTAGGATCAAGTGAAGTCCGACGTTCGTGTAGTCTAGCGTGCGAGGGTAGCTTGTCTGGTCCTTTgggagcagcaccagcttGCGGTTGATCTCTGCTTGAAAGGGATATGGCTGCTTGGATACGACGTCGTCTGGTTCACGAGGTGGTACCTCGCCCGTGGCACCCCAGTACGCACTGGCTGCAAAGCCCTCCATACCACGCGACCTCAAAAACTCCTTGAGAGCATCCTCGTCGGCCGGGAcgctgtcggtgctgcggtgcgAGTAGGCAAGGGCCCCATTGGTATTTCGGCCGAGTCGGGAATGCTGCATGGTGAACCAAAGGTGGTGAATGGTGTTTTGGATTCGTCGACAGGCGTGGATATGCGCCAACAGGGATActtctgcttttttttgtgtgtgtgtgtgtgtttgtttgtttgtttgctttgCCGTATTCATTCATGCGTGCGCATGTACGTGTgtgagcgtgcgtgtgtatgtgctcACACGTGACCATGCGTTGTGTGCAAAAGGAGGAAGTGTGGAAGGTGGACAGACAAGGTGCGCAATGAGCGGGGATCAGTGTGGAGGATTACGGGGAGGGATcagggaaggggaagagagcaTCGTGCAAATGGCAATACATGGGAGTTTGAAAGAACGAGGTGGGTTCTCTGTTCGAAGGAACCCCATGTGTATGAACTTCCGCCATACGCACACCCCGACGGACTCAGGGCACGGGGCGAGGCCATTCGGTCTCGGCAAGACAGATGTTCTCTTCAACCTTAGGGCTCTTCTCTGCTCAGGTTACGATCATATATATCAAAAGCGTATCCGTTACATCGCCTCGGTACTCTAAAGAAGTGCGCAGTGTCTTCTTCCATAAAGTGGGGCAGAAACTATCCGTACCTGCACATACTAATGCACGTGCAAACGCATGCATACGCCAAGCACATTGCCAGAAAACATTTTGTTTTTGGTTCCAACGGGTCCGTTCTGCCATACAGCATGACCCTAACGCCACTACACAcggcctgccacaggccTATACGCCTGGTGCAAAGCAGCATTAGAGCCACGTTTTGACCGcgatgcgccgactcagccatCGGAGCACAGCCCCTGCCTCAAACCCTACCCACACCCGCGGGGTAGGTCGCCTCACAGACGCTCCCATTGTGCCGATCACCACCTGGTGCACCCCCCGAGACGGCCCAGGCTCCCCACCAGTAGGCAGCGCGGGCCGGGGGCCGGAtgcgttcgagtcacgctgacaccTTGCCTatcacatggatggcacagacGTGTCCACGGTCGCAagtcgcaggtcgctccgacgcaacgccatccaggacctggcCACTAACATCAGCAGCCATGCATAGCCCTGACTTCGCTGCGCCATAGGCACCTGACCCTGCGACGACCAGAAGCGGggttcggcattggcagggataagagggggaagaggggacgTCTGGcaccccacacccacacgcacacgcaccgagcaggcactggaccctgagatgccacgcgctgaggtgtcccctccccctccccccgcgcCGTCCGGGACAACGGGAGTAGAGATGGACAAAAGAAGCAAAGCGCACAAACCCAATGCAGCACTGACGACACaagcggtgacggcggcttCACTGGCGCCTCAGATGGATAGTGACGCCACTTCCtcagcaaaaaaaaacccTATGGGCCCAGTACCACCGTGCGCCCGCGCACACCACCCCGCCCCCTGGCTGCTTCTTTGAGCTTACAACATTCTCCTTGTGCTTCCCTCGTCGACTTCTCATCTGCACACAAAGAGAGTGTCCAAAGACATGAGGGGAGAGAGTGGAAGTAGGGCTCATAGGAGGCAGGAAGGAGATCACGGCGAGAGTTGGTTGTGCCAACGAGGAACACCTCTACACCCTCTCCTCAATTACAAGCGAGCGTCACTCCTTACTGTTGCACTCCGCCTCTTCTGTTGTTGAGCAAGTCGTCCCCTCCTCTGATTCTGCCTCTTTCTTCTTATCTCTCACTGTTTCCCTCTGTAGGTAGTGTGGCGCATGAGCCGGAGCGCTGTCGGCAAAGCCTCGTGCGCCGAGGCCAGCGGTTCGAAAACAATACAGGAACGCGTGGTTGACGCTATCGCACCATCCAGCGCGCATGGTAAGGTTTTAGCAGGTCACGGAAAACGGATCTCCTTCACAGTGTCAGCCCCAAGCTCGCGCCTAGCCTAGACTGCGCTTCTCGGATTTCGTGAAGCATCTGCAACATTTCATCGAGAGCCTCCAGCTGGCGCTGGGTGTCACGCCGAAGCTCCTGCTCAtgccgcagctccttctcAAGCACTCGAttgctctctttcttcgcCAGAAACGCGTCCTCCTCACGGTGCACCGAGTAGGAGATCATTTTCATGATTCGGCTCGCCGGGTACGTGATGGCGCTGACACCACTGTCCCCGTTTGCGGCTCCTGCGACTCCGTGTGCATTGGCGGGCACGAGCGAGGCCGGTACTTTACCGTAGTAATTTTGCGTGTAGAACGGCGGACTGGTGGaccgcagcggaggcgacgaGTCGATGTGGCTGTCAAAATCGCTGTGTCGGTCGTGCGGCACACCAGCTCCTAGAGGATAAGGGGGAGCAGGCACGaggccagctgctggcccGTGCTCGCCTGTCGtgtcgacgacgccgcctgCAGAGTAGCCTGGGGGTGCCGTCTTACCCTCGTGCCGCGGCACGTTGGTTGAGCTAAAGTTAAGCGAGATCGCTGGCGGCGGGCGAAACACGCCAGTAGATGTTTGCTGACCCCACGGAGCGGTGGGGCCCAGATTGGGTGAAACATACATTGACGAAGTTCGAGACATGGTGGATTCGATGATATAAGACAGaaacagaaaagagggaaaaagggggtgacgaagagcggaggagcaagaaaaaaaaggcacaCCACGGCAATCAGAGAAAGACAACAAAACAAGCGGGCAAAGCAGTCGCACCAAGTGCGAGAAGCTGCGGACGAGAAGCACAGCGAAATGTGAGCAACGACTGAAAGTTCCTCAGGGtaggggaagagagaggggggggggggggcaactcaaacaacaaaaagggaaaaagagATGCAGAAAGCTAGTCTTGGTAGCggccaaaaaaaaaaaaaaagagcgaagaaaagggaaaaagggaaaaagTCACGCGATACTGGCGTTCCACAAGGAGAAACTATGAACAGCGGAGTCGAACAGTAACGCTGCTGAGAGAACACTTGTGTGGGCGGTAGTGCTCAGACAAACGAGTATCGGGAACAGGAGGGGAATTCAGGGAGTGCAGGGAGCTCAAATGGGGATGCTGTGAGAGAGTTAAACAGGGGAACAGAGGtgacagcgagagagagagagagagcaagaaacacgcgaggaggcgaacGGCAACACAAGAGCGGGaaaacacaaacaaaaaaggtgCCTAATGTGCTAAACTCCTAAATAGAGAGAAATGATAAAACTGAATGAGGAGAGTGTTGGGAAACACAGACGCATACACTCCGAGAGGCGCAAACCAAAATCGATCTATAGTTGAAGAGGTAAAAGGTGAAAGTACGCGTCTTCGTATAACCagacagaggaagagagtaTGCAGCAAATACtacaaggaggaggacgtAGATTGGGGTAAGGTAGAGATAGAGGGCAGCTGGGAATCTCAGTTGTACTAGAAACAGACGATAAAGGCAGGGTCGTCAACACCGTAAAAGGTGTAAAAACAGAGAGCTGACTGTGCAACGGCCAGCACAAGCTGCGTACTTGAAGTAGGCCGGGCAGTAGCAGGAGGATGAGAGCGCAGAATAGTTGCGCGCAAGAAACATGGAAAGCGAGGCCGTGCATTTTTGACGGTTGGAATGCAGGACAGGAAGGTGTCGCAGTTAAGGAGAAAGACAGTTCAAGAAAGAGTCGATGGGAGCAGAAGCGAGTACAATGAGGGAATGATGTGAGAAGTGCATATCCTCTCGCTGTCTTCGCATTCCCTTATTTCTTCGCGTATGGACTTTATGCAGCCTCACCACCGGAGCTGTACGTGGATAAGGAGAAGCGCGGTGCTGCAACAGACAACACGAAAAGGCTATGGGTGTTGTGGCCACAAATGTCTCCCTGAAACAACTTGGTGTCTCGAAAGGAGCAGGGCTTGAACAGTGCACAACTGCGGCGACTACCTCAACGACTTtgcaagagggagaggtcatgcagctgcgctcgccGACAGCTGTGCACCCCCGCACTGAAGCATCTGTTAGCGAACACTTGCCTTGTTTCATACGTTTCATTGGCCACAACTCTCtcgttgttttcttttgtgtttTCGTTTATTCCTGCGTGTGCGAAATGTACAGCGCATGTGCAACACAAACATGAAACAGAGCAGTGTCACCTCTCTCATGCAGTGTTTCCTCTCATCTGCAAAGAATCGACAAACCTAGACAACGGTGGTCTCACTTTCATCGTCGTGACTGTGGAGACTACTGAATTCACGGTTGTGGCTGCCTTCATTCTCGGTGGCTGAAGGCTCTTGCTGCGCGCCTTTGTCACCGTCGCGCGCGTCGTCAGACGCCTTCGTGGCAGAGTCCTCTTGCTCGCCGTCCCCGACATACTTCAGACGTGACATGAGTTCTCGAAGACGCGAGGCAGCTACTTTGGCACCTGAGTCgcccgccgtggcggcgcgcaggaCTGCGTCGCCAAACTCTTTCTTCCGCTGGCAAATTTCGTAGCAGTATTGCTCAATAGTGTCCGCAATAATGAATCGCGTTACGTACACCGGCTTCTTCTGCCCGATGCGATAGCAACGATGCACAGCCTGCTCTTCGATGGCAGGGTTCCACCAAGGATCGACGACCACCACGTGATTCGCCGCGGTGAGATTCAGGCCAACACCGGTTGCTGTCTTGCTTGCCAGCACGATCTTAATGTGTTCGCTAGTCTGAAACTGACGAATGACAGCGTTTCGGTTGGACAGCGACATTGTCCCGTCGATGCGCAGAAACGCAATGTTGTAACGATCCAACGCGACGCTGATGACATCCATGAAGGAGGTGAACTGGGAAAAAATGATCATTTTATCAGCGGGATGATTCTTCTGCATATCGTAAATAGAGCGCAGCACCATCCGGAGCTTCGTGCTCAGCTCGAACTCATTCTTCTTGTATTGAGCGATTCGCTGGCTTGAGTTTGGTGTGGTCTTTTTGAACACAGAACTGAAGGTAATAGtatgcgcgcacgccgggCACTCGATTCGCGTGGCTATGTCGTCGCCATCGACCGCGTCACGgaaccgcagcagcaagcaCTCGTGGCAGAACGCGTGGCCACACTTCGTGGCCACTGGTGAACTTGCTTCACTCTTGCAAATGCCGCAAACAGAGATCTGAACGGCACGGCCCTGGCTGATCCAGCTGTGGCAGCAAGCCTGCCGAAGCCGCGTCATCATGGCAAAGATATGAAACACGCCCTCTTTGTTTTCTGATGTCGCCAAGGCGCTTCTTGAGCGTGCCAAGATGCTGTTGTAAATGTGTGACTCCCTCACGCTGAACGGCTGCTTAATGACGACCTCCGTCTTTGGCGGAAGCTTTACGAGGACCTCCTTCACGCCATTTCGCATCATCACTGGGCCACGTCGCAGAAATGCCGGTTGTAGAGACTTTGCGATActccgctgcagcaacgGATCGGCGAGAAGCTCCTCCGCATTGCCTCCTGGGAACACAGGCAAACGCGGAAGACCGATAAAGTGGAGAAGGTTCTGCAGGTCATCGATGGAGTTGTGCAGCGGGGTCGCCGTCACAGCCCATCGGTGAAGCCCTTGCAGCTCCTGAACGGCGCGCCAGCGTTGCGTCCGTGCGTGGCGAATCATGTGGGCCTCGTCGAGAATGATTCGTTTCCACTGAATGTGAAAAAGCGGACCAGCCTCTTTTCGACTGAAAGCAAACGTGCGCGGATCGTCACCGGGAATAAAAGCTGAAGCCGCAGAGTTCGTGAGTGTATCGTAGGTGGTGATGACAAAGTCAAACGTTTCAAGCTCCGTGCTGCTGATCAGCTTGCTCTCACCGTGATAGAGGTACACGGTTATTTTGCGAGAAGTCTTCACTTTAGATTCGATCTCAGACTTCCATTGGAGCATGAGAGCAGCCGGAACAACAACAAGGGTGCGCAATTCCTTTGAGTTGATGAGATGAAACTCCTTCCTTTCGACATCATCGAGGAAATCTAATGCGCGCTTCTGATAAGAAGGATGAAACTTGCCCGCAAACGTCAGCCACTTGTTAATCTCTTCACGAACTCCCTTGTAGTTCCCCTGTTTCGTTTTCAGCAGatctgcggtggtggtgatgagtAATGACAGGTCGTCCGCCGGTCGGTTGATTCGCGAGCAGTTAGCGACGACGCTGATTctctgcagctgccgaaGCACCGTCATCAAGCGACTCCCTTCGGCTAGCATTCTCCGTTGCCGTATTTGCTTCGAGTACAATCCCTTGTTC from Leishmania major strain Friedlin complete genome, chromosome 28 includes these protein-coding regions:
- a CDS encoding putative DNA repair protein, translated to MSTQLLPFQKEGVGWMMQREMSHIGGIMADHLGMGKTVQMIGLCLVSDKVNKGLYSKQIRQRRMLAEGSRLMTVLRQLQRISVVANCSRINRPADDLSLLITTTADLLKTKQGNYKGVREEINKWLTFAGKFHPSYQKRALDFLDDVERKEFHLINSKELRTLVVVPAALMLQWKSEIESKVKTSRKITVYLYHGESKLISSTELETFDFVITTYDTLTNSAASAFIPGDDPRTFAFSRKEAGPLFHIQWKRIILDEAHMIRHARTQRWRAVQELQGLHRWAVTATPLHNSIDDLQNLLHFIGLPRLPVFPGGNAEELLADPLLQRSIAKSLQPAFLRRGPVMMRNGVKEVLVKLPPKTEVVIKQPFSVRESHIYNSILARSRSALATSENKEGVFHIFAMMTRLRQACCHSWISQGRAVQISVCGICKSEASSPVATKCGHAFCHECLLLRFRDAVDGDDIATRIECPACAHTITFSSVFKKTTPNSSQRIAQYKKNEFELSTKLRMVLRSIYDMQKNHPADKMIIFSQFTSFMDVISVALDRYNIAFLRIDGTMSLSNRNAVIRQFQTSEHIKIVLASKTATGVGLNLTAANHVVVVDPWWNPAIEEQAVHRCYRIGQKKPVYVTRFIIADTIEQYCYEICQRKKEFGDAVLRAATAGDSGAKVAASRLRELMSRLKYVGDGEQEDSATKASDDARDGDKGAQQEPSATENEGSHNREFSSLHSHDDESETTVV